Genomic DNA from uncultured Methanospirillum sp.:
TGCTCACGGTCCGGTATGTAAACGGACGCCGGAATGAGGTCGTGACACCTTTGAGGATCTCCTGCATCTGATCTGAAAGAGAAACATCATCCAGAGCAATCACGCTCCCCGGCTGCATGCCCTTGATGTAGAAGAGGGCCTTCTCACTCATCCGCCCTTCAAGCCTGAACTCCTCGGGAACCTGGCTCATCATCGTCTCAAAGGCATGAGATTTGCCTTTACCGGATTCTCCAGTGACAGAGACATGCAGGCCACGTGCATTGATCACCTTCCGGGATGCAAGTGACATAACCAGGCACTCGGCGACAACCGGGTCACCGATATGATCGAGTGCAAAGGTCTCAAGCATGTAGGAGAGTGGATCTCCATCATTGAGAACGGATAAAGCAGTTCCGGAAACTTCATCCGAAACCGTAGGAGACGTATCCTGTTCACAGGCACCGGAGGATTGACCGGACTTCAGGTCATGAACTGTTGATGAACTATTCCGACTCCTCCGATCAGATTCCTGTTGCTGACGTGACCGGGAAGGCACAGGACCCTCAAACATCGCACGAAGATCCTGCCACCGCTGTCTTCCACCGCCACATGATGCATGATGGCATCCGGCAAATATGGCACCATTTGGGAACTGGATAGCGTATGAACCGTCTGTATGGTCTGACGAGAACGGGCACCGGGTAAGTACAAAGATTGAACCTCCGGCATATGGCTTCTGCCTGTATCCGATGCCATAGCGGTCCAGCCATGCTGCAAGATCTATCGCTCCCCTGCTTTCACGGGATGTGCATTCAGGGGTTTCTGCCTCGTTTGGGAACATCCCGGCAACATCTGCGAGTTGTTCACCGGTCACAACCTTCACAACCTCAGGAACTGAGAGGATCGCAGCCTTCCGATGTGGCCGTGCAGCGATATTATCTCCTTTCCGGCTCGTTGTGCCGTAGAGTTTCCAGATCCTGGCAGCATTGAACACCGAGGTGTCTATCGTTGACGACTCATCAGAGAAGAGGATATGAAGGGTTTCAAGCACACCTCTGACGAGATCCCGGGACACCGCATCGTTCGGACAATCGATCCTGTACAGCAGGTGTGCCCCGTTTCCCGAGTCTGCCACAACCGGCTGTGACCATCCGAGTTCAGTGAGATACGCCGCAACACGGGATGCTTTCTTTATCGCTGCTGCATGCTCTGAATCAGAGGACGAGACACCGGAGGGTCTTACCGGATCGATGTCTACCGGGAGCCATCTCCGGCAGAGGATATCGCTGTCACCTGCTGACTTCTCGTCCTTCCCAAGCCGGGTCTCGATCCTGTTGGCACGTCGTGCGAGAAGGTCGGGGTTGACCGGATTGAGGGTGACATACGTTCCTGCATACTCTCCCCGGTTGTCAAACATGACAGCGTCAAGACTGAGCCTATCATAGGTGTTGTAGAATCCTGATGCCGTCCCCCGCTTTCCGATAAGCCTGACCTCAACGGTCTGGCCTTGTTCAAAAAGGATCGAGCAGGCAGAACGGGTCGGATGATCGATCATGGATTCATGCCCGGCCATGACTCTCCTCCTCCCAGCAATCGTAAAACTCCCTGTCTATGAGAGCACAGACAGAGAGCCGTTCTTCACCGGTGAGGACAGACCTGCAGGCTGTGCACCGGGTGCCGAGACATGATACAAGATCCTGTCCGATTGAGATGAACGGGCAGATCCGGGAATGATATGCAGGAGTCATAGAGGAGCCCCCTCTCTGACCGGGATGGCTCCTCCTGGCATAATCCTGTACCTGTACCACTGCCTGAAGATGAAGATCCAGATGTATACAAGTCCCGGGAGGGTATTGCCACTCGCAAGTTCTGCAAGATGGCTCACGTCCTCGCTGAACCGGGATATCCCGCCGCTGCGGGCACGTCTGACTGCAATGAAGAGGATCGTCTCACCATTCCATGCGATGAGATCGAAGGGACGGGACGAGCCAGCGATCCTGACCGAATGGTACCCTTCATGGTCGAGTTCTCTCGCTGCATGATAGAGGATGGACCGGGAGGCAGGACTATTATCTCTCATTCCGGTCACCTGTCCCATGAGAGATGCCTGCAGGATTCCATGCCGAAGCGCTGGTATCTACCTGTCTGCGCCGGGATGTCACAGAGCATGGGATCGTCCTACAATCCACGATACGCACCCCTGGATGACAGAAAGGTACAATAGTTCGGAAGATTATACAGGTAGTTTACCCCCGCCAATCTTCCCGTCCGGCCAAGAAGGAGAAGTGTTGTGCGGGGCTGGTCTGTTTTTGTTCTGTTCATTATATCACATCGGTTCTGTGATGACACGGTGCCATGTCGAGACACAAGGCCCTTTGAAGATTGACCATTGAGGGGATCAGTATCTGCGTATGGTTGAACCGCTGATCAAAACACGGGTACCGTGCTGATATCTGGTGATTCACCGGGCATTTGTGCATATTCAGCCATGGGCATAGAGGACATGGCATATGGTGATTCAGTAGGAGGGTATCTAAAGGTTAGGTAAACAGGGTGAAAGTGATCAGGGGGGTTCAGGATAACAGCAATTTGCTGCTTAATAGCAATATGGAGCAAAATCGTTGAGAGATACACTTTCGCAAAACCCTCTGATCACTGTCATTTTTTGTTATCTTCGATCAGTACCTGGTCAGATCGTGGAGCGTCATGTTCCCGGATACAAACCCTGTTGATCGCGTGGTCCTGTTCCCATCTGAACCCGAACCCAGGAGCATGATACCGCTCCCGTTAACCAGTGTTTCTCCAGAGATCCCGCGACCCGGTACACGGGTCATGGCATAGGTTCCGGAGCTCAGGATACCTGATGCATCGAGGTCGGCCCGGCTGTCTTCGTTGATCCGGTCAGGTGTCAGAAAGACACAGGCCTGACCTATTTGAGTAGGGGTGGTTCCGGTTGTGTGATCAGAGAAGAGGAGGGGGCCTCTTCCCTGAACAGTCATCCCGATGCCTCCTTCATCTCCTATGATTCGGGAGAGTTCTGATACACCGACTGCCATGATCCGGGAGGCGACCGACCCGTTTCCATCCTGGTCCGATCCGGTGAGCATCACGACGCCGTCGGTGCTGATAGTTGTTCCGAGGTACTCTGCTCCGGTGAGCGAGGCCAGGATCAGGAGGAGAGATCCTGCAAGCAGATGATTCCACTGCATTCTCTCTCGGGCGATTAGGCCAGGAGGGCAACGGTATCGGCCCAGCTCTCTATTCCGGTCAGGATGTTGTCTGCTTCGTATCCTGATACGACGACACTGTCACGTCTGAATGTGACCATGAAGGTCTCACCGTTCGTGTTGTGGCATTTGAGTGCACAGCTGAAGGTGTCTTCTGAACTGTCATGTGAGGGTGTTCCTCCCATTGCGGTGTTTATGGCGGTTGCTGCCACGATGGTGCTGATGTTTGTGCTGAAGGCTGCAGAGGTTGGTGCCCGGACAGAGATCTGCCCGACGGTCTTTGCTTCTGCGTTCTCATACACGACTTTGCCTGAGTAGTGTTCGGTTCCCCTGACAACCGCTGCAACGGTTGCACCGTTTGAGGTGTACGAGGTGCAGCCCCAGGGGTTGTTGTCGATGATATCCTGGACAAGGGCCAGGAAGCTTGCTACGGTGCCAATAGGTGCGGCGAGTTTTCGCTCTGCCGACTTGGTGACACTCTTGGTTGTAAAGTCTGCCATTGTTCGATTCCCTGCCGATTTCTCGGCTGTGTACTATGTCGGCAGGGTATGGGAAGTACTTTCGAAGGGGTGAGAAGCAGACGGAGAAGAAGAGAGGAATGATGAATCAGAGCGATTTGAAATACTATTTTTGTGCACGAGTAGAGTCTGGTCACAAGTTGAAATTTTTTTATGAGATCATTCACGAGATATTCGGGAGATGGAAAAAAGAGTCCGAACTGTATGAACAATCACTGTCATCACTCGGATCTTTCATAACAGGATCATGCCTTTTTTTGTCTCATTGAGATATTTCATCAGAAAACCTGCTTTATAGCATAAGTCGTGAATAGCCCCAATACTTTACTCGAAGAACCTGTACATTACTAATATAATTGCTTCCTAATAGATAGTATTGAGTTTCTCATAGAATTAGTCTTCAGATCAAAAATCATGACGATATCGTGTGTATACCGGCAGAACGGAATGTGTGAGTGATCAGATGTATGTCATTGGAATAAATGGAAGTCCAAGAAAGCGGTGTAATACCGGGACCCTTATCGAACATGCTCTCCAGGGGGCACGATCACAAGGGGCAGAAACAGAATGTATCAACCTGTATGATTTTGATTACAAGGGTTGCAGAAGTTGTTATGCATGCAAACGTGAAGGACCCGGATACGGAACATGTGCAATACATGACGACCTAACACCAGTTCTTGATAAAATTTCAACCGCAGATGCACTCATCCTTGGAACACCGATCTTTTATGGCTCTGCTAACGGGGAGATGAGGTCTTTTCTTGAACGCCTTCTTTTTCCAAGAAAGTCATGGGATGACTGGACCTCTCTTGTTGAGAAGAAGATCCCGGTAGGAATCATCTTCACCATGGGTGCACCCGATGATCTGATGAAACAGATGGGATATGAAGCACATCTCAATCTGATTGAACAATTTATCAGGGATATTTTTGGATCCTGCGAATCGGTCTATGTAACAAATACAGTCCATGTTCCTGACTATTCAAAGTTCAGGATGAGATACTTCGATGCTGATGCGAAGATCAAGAGGAGAAAGGAGGTATTTCCACAGGATTGTGAGAAAGCCTATTCGATGGGTGTGAGGTTTGTTCAGGGGAGCCAGGAGAGATAATGCGGAAAATTCTTGTCTTTATTGCTGACGGGATGGCGGATTTTGAGATCAATCTGACATGTCACCTCCTCTCGAGGTATAACTGGGAGATTATGACTGTTGCATATGATAAAAGCATAATCACCGCATTATCAGGTCTCCAGTACCTTCCCCGCTCAACCATATCAGAGATATCCGGTGAATCAGGGGTTGATGGCATTATTATCCCTGGCGGTTTTCATTACGAACAGCGGCCTGAGTTAACTGAACTGATACGGGATTATTACAGTTCTGGAAAACTCACTGCTGCCATATGTGCCGGCCCGCAATATCTGGCTCGGGCAGGATTATTTGAGAGAGCTCATTATACGACGACCATGACGAGAGATTCTCACCGGGAACTGTTTTCAGGCTCCGGAGACTTTCCCTTTCCTCAGGATACATACATTGAAAGCCCGGTAGTACGAGACGGAACTGTGATCACCGCCAAAGGAACGGCGTTCATAGACTTTTCAGTAGAGATTCTGGATTATTTCGGGGTGTTTGCAGATCAACATGAGAAGAGAGAGTTAGCAGAACAATATCAGCCTTCTTTTTCAGGAATCACCATCAGTTCATAGTGTAATCAGAATTTCAAAATTGCCGATATGAAATATCATAGTACCGATGGCATGCCCATAATCGATAGGACAAGCACTTGATCAGGATCACTCCTATTATCCTGAATTGATCCCTCTACTCATTTCATTTCTGTACTTGAGTAGGTAAAATCAAATTTTTAGCACATAAATCTCCATATGAAATAGAGCAAGTACCTCTGTAATATTTCATCCACGTTCGATCACAGTAATTCTGGACCTATATTTTTTGGTACGAATATACCAAATTGTTCTGAATCACCCACTTGAGTAGGGGACACTTTTGGTTGTAAAGTCTGCCATTGTTCGATTCCCTGCCGCAATCGCGGCTGTGTAGTATGACGGCAGGATATGAGAAGTACTTTCGAAGGGGTGAGAAGCAGGCGGAGAAGAAGAGAGGGATGATGAATCAGAGTGATTTGGAATACTATTTTTATGCAGAGTGATGGTGATGGATGATCACACCCTCATCCCGGACACATATCCGAACCGCTTCTGCAGGTTTCTGATCTCACCGGTGGTCTCGGTTGTATCCTTCCACGAGTTGGTTGCAGCGGTTCTGTTCCAGGTATCACCCGACTGGTTAGTATCCCGGGCTTCCATGATACTGCCTGCAAATTCGGTCCTTACTGTGCCCTGTGCAGGAACATTCTTATCAGCAGTGACTGCAATCCGGTAGTTCAGTGCTGCCGGGGTGCTGAACCCGCCTGCTGATCTGATCTCTCCTTTGCCCGAGATCTTTGCCTGGTTGATGTTGATGAGATCGCTCTTTGCCTGGACGATGTTACAGAATGCTGGCATCAGGATCTCATTATGGTCAGCAAAGACACACCGGGGTGGTGCTGTGCTGCTCGTACAGTTGCCCATGTTGTTTATCATCAGGATCTCTGCTCCGAGGAGATGGGAACCGTCACGGCTTTTGTAGGTCAGGATCTTCTCGCTGTCGATGTTGTACGTCGAACGACCCTTCGAGTCTGAGTCAAACTCAAAGTTCTTCACTTCGATGATGGTTCCGCCGTTTCCCATGAGTGAGTCACTGTACCTGACAAGGGAGATGAGGTCAGAACTGTTGAGTTTGTTACTCTCCAGAGGAGTTCCACTTGATACAGTCCAGTCCATCTTTGTTGACTGGTCTGTGATCCCGGTAGTGTTGAGTGTTGTTCCAATTGAGAAGATCTGCGATTCAGGCATGCCTGACGGGAGGCGATCTGCAGATGCTTCTCCGAACAGCAGGAGCAGGATGAAGAGGCAGATCCACTTCATGGTGTCCTCACCATAACTGTTCCATCCGGTCCTACAGTTACGGTGAACTGGACAGGATCACCTGTCGGGATGCGAATGTCTTTTCCGGTGGTCGGATCTTTTGAGAGATACACAGGATTAAAGATATAAATATAGGTGCCCGGGTCTTTGGGAATCTGGATCTGGAATGTGAGGAGATACTTTCCATTTTCATATATTGCAGGTTGTTCACCTACTATTTGTGCCAGAGGATTTATTGGAGACAGGATAATTCTCGCTTCCTTGGAGAGAGTAGTTGAGCCTGAATTTTCTAATGTGAGTTGTAATTCTGCCACATCTCCTGGTTTTGTCTCCGGTGGGAGTGATACTGTCACCACCCCAAGATGGATCCCGGGGATTGATGAGGATGAATCGGATATCTGATTTGGACTGTCAGACAGCGGAATGGTTGTAGGCGTGGGAGAAAGAGTGGGGGTAGGTAAAACTGTCGGAGTTGGCGACGTAGTAGGGGTGGTTGTTGTCTTTACCAGTGGAGCGTGATCAAATACCTCTGTAGCAATCTGATAGGGCGTCGTAGTGTATCCAACCTCATTTTGCTCCTGCTGGTCAGACCACCCGGTTTCAGTTTCATCACTCCAATAATTTCCTGCTAAGCTCGGACCACCAACTACATTCGTCCCTGGTGTTGGGTATACATTCCATTTAAAGACGCTTGCATCCCCATTTCCACCAATATTCTCATCATTACCAAGATAATTATTGACTATATTTCCGTCACCACCTCCGCCTCCATTGGTAATGTGAATACCCTCATCATTGTTTCGAATTTTATTGCTTGTTATTTTCGTCGATTTAAAATTGTCAGAGGTAGAGATACCGATTTTATTTTCAGTGATTGTATTTTTGGTGATTGTTCTGTTTTCTCCAGACCCTAATGAAATGCCGTCACCAGAGTTATCGTAGATCGTATTCTTACTGATTGTGACATTATTTCCGGTTATTGCTATTCCTTGAACGTTGTCAGAAACCTCGTTTCCATCAATAACTGAATTAGTTCCCTTTGAATTGATTCCGGTGCCCTGATTTAGTGTACCAATAGAATATCCTTTTACCACATTGTTAAGGATACTCGTATTGACAGATTCTGATTCAATACCATTATTGGCTCCTCCTATACCACTGATGGAATTATTTGAAATAATGGTCTGTGTATTTATCGTACCACTTGCTGAATAGATCCCGGTGTCGTAGTTCTGATCAATAGTATTGTTTGAGATGGCAGCGCTTTTCCCATGGGATTCTATACCCATTGCAGTCCCGGTTATTGAATTGTTGGTTATCTTTGCATAGTTTCCCGATGTTTCTATTCCTTTTACTCCCCACCCGTCATACCCACCACCATTTACTGTGTTATCATCGATTGTGGCATTTAATCCAGTAGTATAGATTCCACGGAAACTCTCACTAATACTGTTATTGTGAATCGTGGTATCATCAGCCCATGACTCAATACCAGTACCAAAATAATATCCTGATACCAATCCGATATTTTCGATTGCTACATTATTAGCTCCGGATTTAACTTCTACTCCTGCGGTTCCGGACCATCCATCACCGGTAATGGTATGTCCATTCCCATCAAGGGTAACATCAGAAGCAACGATTTGAATCGCATACGAGGTAGATGTAGAAATATCTTCATCAAGTCGATAGGAACCAGGGCTTGAAATTATGTATGAATCTGAAGAAGTCCAGGTATACCCGGCATTGCCTGCGATTCCACCAGTCTGGTTGATTGAAATGGCATTCGAAGTTCCACTGCTACTGACTATCACGGTCCCCAGGGTAACAACCTTTGAATTTTCTTTCTCTTCATCAGATGAAGAAAACGAGGAAATAAACTGAGGTGCTGATTGTGAAGTATTCTGGTTTCCTGATGTTTGATCTGATTTTTTGTCTGTAGTCGAACTATTTGTTTCAGAAGTTCCAACTGAATCATCAGAGTTTGTTGTCAAATTTGTTGTTAATGTCTCTTTAGACTCATCAGGAGAATAGGCTCTTGTATCAGTAGGTTTTACAGTGACTATTGGAGTAACTTCCGGTGTTATTGTTTCCTCACCGGTCTGCATCGATGTGGGTTCAACCGTGATAGTTGGAGTTGCTTCAGGCGTTATTGTTTCTTCTACATCCTGTGTCGATGTAGGTTCAATGGTATTAATCACCGTAGGTTCCACAGTTATGGTTTGTATTGGATTTTGTTCTGTTGAGGGCTCGGGGGGGTGTTGTACATCAGGAGGTGTGACCGTCATATCACCAGGATTGGTTGAATTTCCATCCGCTAAAATCCCGGGGATACACACTCCAAAAAGAACTATGCATATCGATAAAATGATCTGATAGTTCATCATGCCACCCCCATTGCCTGAATCTTTTTCAGATAAACAGCAGCATTTGTTTTTCGAGCCTTATCATGAAGAATAGCAGTCTCAAAAGCACGCTTTGCATCTGCATATTCTCCCTTGGAAATTTTGAGCACCCCAAGATTTGTCCATGCAAGAGCAGCTCCCTGTGGATCTTCATTAATTGCTTTTTGAAAATCCGTTTCTGCTGCCCCTAAATTCTTTTGCATGAACTCTATGGCTCCAATACCAGTGTAGAGATCAACAAGAACCTGTCCTCTTGCTCCTGTTTCACCCTGGTGAAATGCGAACAGAGCATCAGCAAGCTTTCCCTGGACAGATAGAAGAGTACCCTTTTTGACCATCGCTTCTGCATAAATTTCCGGGTTTGAACCTGAAACCCGGTCATAACTCTGGAGTGCATCATCAGGTCTGCCAAGTTTTTCCTGTGTAACTCCCAGATTTATCCACCCACGATCATATGTGGGATCAACTGCCACAGCACGTGAATAATAATCAAAAGCTTTCTCCTGCTGGTGAAGAGCCATATACCCGGTTCCAATATTGTTGAGAATAGGTGCCTGATCAGGTCCTGTAGACCCACGAAGCGCCTGCTCATACCATCCAATAGAAGCAGAATAATCTCCTGATGCATAGAAATCACCTCCTGGATCTGCAACTCCGGTGGATATCACAATTGTAGTCAGTAAAAGAATGAACACCCATCTTATCGAACTAATCTTTCCATTCATGTGAAAAGCCAGATTTATGAGTGCAACAAAAAAAAGAATAAGAAATTACCGGGAGGGCAAAAGATGTGCTATATAGAATCGAGTTTTTACATAATAAATAATTTTACAAATTAAATAAAATATTAAATGCTTTAAATTATTGAAATGGCCATAAAGTGCAACACATACATACAAATAAGTCTTTAAATTAAGTTTCGTTCAAATCTTATAAAAATAAAATCGAAATGATGATTTATTCATAAATTAACAATTAAGTGATGCATTATTATTTCAGATATCATTCTGGTTGATAATCATTGCAGAATTGGAATTTATCATTCAAATTGAAATTAATTATCAAAACAAGTGAAAAAATGCAGTTCCTCTGCATCTGCAAGAATATTATCTGATAAAACAAAAATAGGAAGGCCTATTTTTTAGCATTCATTAAAATGTGCAGACTATGTTGCATTTTCACACGGTAATATCCAGTTGATAATAATAACACACTCGGTTTACGGGTGAAAACTAAAACCGCCGACAGGAACAGTGATGGAATATCTGTTTAGGATACATTCTTTCGACAAATCATAAATCTGGCATCAGGAGAATGAAATGAAAATATCAGATGAAGAGATTGTGCTTGTTATGTCTATTTTTAAAAACAATCTCCAGGGATTGTCCATATCAGAGATATCAAGAAAGAGTTGCATCCACAGAAATAAGGTTGCTCAGATCTCAAATGATCTTCACAATGATGGAATCATTACCTGTACCCAGAAGGGTTCATCAAAAATATACTCACTCAAGGTAAGATCATCAATCCATCCTCTTCTGGAAGTGCTTACTGATCCCTGGCTCATTCTGGATAACGAGTTTCGTGTTATTGAAGCCAGCGAAGCATTCCTGAAAAAAAAACGTGTTGAACTTACGAAAATATTAGGAAATAACTACTTTGAAATTACAGATAACCTGACTCTTCCTTTCAGACAGGAAGATCTCCTTCAAATAATGAATTCACAAATTGAAGGAGAAAAGAAAATATACGATGCAAAAAACGGATACGAACGGTATTCTTGTTTACAGATTAGTTTAAATGGAGAGATGAGAGGCATTCTTATTGTAATCCAGGCTCATCATGCAGATGATAAAACAGATCAAAACATAAATACCCTCTGCAAGACTTTGGAGAACTTGCTTGACAATCTTACAAAGATTGTACAAAAACCTCATGAAGAAGTATCTTCACTTATAGCAGACATAATCCACGATACCTACCCAGATACTATTATATGTACCATCAGGATCGATGAATCAGAACTATCAGGGCAAATAACAAAGATACTGATACCCCATTCAATTCTCCGGAGTGTACACCATCTCATTGATTTTCTCCAGAAAACACCCTTTCAGATACCTCCGCTCACCCTCATGCGGTATAAAACCGGTAAACCATACCTCTATGAAGATATTTCTGTTTTCCTGGAAAATGTCTTGAATCAACAGGAACTGGAAGATATACGAGACATCCTCCAATTTTACTCGGTCTTCCTGATTGGAATGTCACATGATGAAAAATTAGTGGAAATTTTTGTGATAGGAGTAAAAAATGAAAACATTCAACCAGAAATATTTTCAAAGGTGCTCCAATTAATCTCGCATCTGTTTTTTGCAGCAGGTTTGATTGAGCAAAAAAACAGAACACTACAGGAAAATCTGGTAAG
This window encodes:
- a CDS encoding flavodoxin family protein — its product is MSDQMYVIGINGSPRKRCNTGTLIEHALQGARSQGAETECINLYDFDYKGCRSCYACKREGPGYGTCAIHDDLTPVLDKISTADALILGTPIFYGSANGEMRSFLERLLFPRKSWDDWTSLVEKKIPVGIIFTMGAPDDLMKQMGYEAHLNLIEQFIRDIFGSCESVYVTNTVHVPDYSKFRMRYFDADAKIKRRKEVFPQDCEKAYSMGVRFVQGSQER
- a CDS encoding DJ-1/PfpI family protein, producing MRKILVFIADGMADFEINLTCHLLSRYNWEIMTVAYDKSIITALSGLQYLPRSTISEISGESGVDGIIIPGGFHYEQRPELTELIRDYYSSGKLTAAICAGPQYLARAGLFERAHYTTTMTRDSHRELFSGSGDFPFPQDTYIESPVVRDGTVITAKGTAFIDFSVEILDYFGVFADQHEKRELAEQYQPSFSGITISS
- a CDS encoding NosD domain-containing protein, producing the protein MTVTPPDVQHPPEPSTEQNPIQTITVEPTVINTIEPTSTQDVEETITPEATPTITVEPTSMQTGEETITPEVTPIVTVKPTDTRAYSPDESKETLTTNLTTNSDDSVGTSETNSSTTDKKSDQTSGNQNTSQSAPQFISSFSSSDEEKENSKVVTLGTVIVSSSGTSNAISINQTGGIAGNAGYTWTSSDSYIISSPGSYRLDEDISTSTSYAIQIVASDVTLDGNGHTITGDGWSGTAGVEVKSGANNVAIENIGLVSGYYFGTGIESWADDTTIHNNSISESFRGIYTTGLNATIDDNTVNGGGYDGWGVKGIETSGNYAKITNNSITGTAMGIESHGKSAAISNNTIDQNYDTGIYSASGTINTQTIISNNSISGIGGANNGIESESVNTSILNNVVKGYSIGTLNQGTGINSKGTNSVIDGNEVSDNVQGIAITGNNVTISKNTIYDNSGDGISLGSGENRTITKNTITENKIGISTSDNFKSTKITSNKIRNNDEGIHITNGGGGGDGNIVNNYLGNDENIGGNGDASVFKWNVYPTPGTNVVGGPSLAGNYWSDETETGWSDQQEQNEVGYTTTPYQIATEVFDHAPLVKTTTTPTTSPTPTVLPTPTLSPTPTTIPLSDSPNQISDSSSSIPGIHLGVVTVSLPPETKPGDVAELQLTLENSGSTTLSKEARIILSPINPLAQIVGEQPAIYENGKYLLTFQIQIPKDPGTYIYIFNPVYLSKDPTTGKDIRIPTGDPVQFTVTVGPDGTVMVRTP
- a CDS encoding tetratricopeptide repeat protein, with the translated sequence MNGKISSIRWVFILLLTTIVISTGVADPGGDFYASGDYSASIGWYEQALRGSTGPDQAPILNNIGTGYMALHQQEKAFDYYSRAVAVDPTYDRGWINLGVTQEKLGRPDDALQSYDRVSGSNPEIYAEAMVKKGTLLSVQGKLADALFAFHQGETGARGQVLVDLYTGIGAIEFMQKNLGAAETDFQKAINEDPQGAALAWTNLGVLKISKGEYADAKRAFETAILHDKARKTNAAVYLKKIQAMGVA